From Salipiger profundus, a single genomic window includes:
- a CDS encoding histidine phosphatase family protein produces the protein MSHVTLVRHGQANSAARDELSYDRLSDLGRQQARWLGGHLRGTGDRFARAYCGTLTRHRQTAEEMALDLEVVEDARLNELEYFTMAQLFAEQHGVPLPGDREEFILHMPRLFTMWHEGALEGAPESFADFEARVGDVVREISEGSGRAVVVTSGGLIGMAMRVTMGLGMSAFAHACIAIENTSMHRFQPLATGLALTQFNAVPHLESADRAHARTHL, from the coding sequence ATGTCCCATGTCACGCTTGTGCGCCACGGCCAGGCCAATTCCGCAGCGCGCGACGAGCTCTCCTATGACCGGCTGAGCGACCTTGGGCGACAGCAGGCGCGCTGGCTCGGTGGGCATCTGCGCGGCACCGGCGACCGCTTCGCCCGAGCCTATTGCGGCACGCTCACCCGGCACCGTCAGACCGCCGAGGAGATGGCGCTCGACCTCGAGGTGGTCGAGGACGCGCGGCTCAACGAGCTTGAATATTTCACCATGGCGCAGCTCTTCGCCGAGCAGCACGGCGTGCCGCTGCCCGGTGACCGCGAGGAGTTCATCCTCCACATGCCGCGTCTCTTCACCATGTGGCACGAGGGGGCGCTCGAGGGCGCGCCGGAGAGCTTCGCCGATTTCGAGGCCCGCGTCGGCGACGTGGTGCGCGAGATCTCGGAAGGCAGCGGGCGCGCCGTCGTGGTGACCTCGGGCGGCCTCATCGGCATGGCGATGCGGGTGACCATGGGGCTCGGGATGAGCGCCTTCGCCCACGCCTGCATCGCGATCGAGAACACCTCGATGCACCGCTTCCAGCCGCTCGCCACCGGGCTGGCGCTGACCCAGTTCAACGCGGTGCCGCATCTCGAGAGCGCCGACCGCGCCCACGCCCGGACGCATCTCTAG
- a CDS encoding saccharopine dehydrogenase produces the protein MTHLWVRAEQRPNEDRVGITPEGVAALIAQGMRVTVEDSRTRIIGIDAYRAAGAEIAVEASWPEAPRDALIFGLKELPEDGTPLVHRHIMFGHAYKGQAAGQRLLKRFAEGGGALYDLEYLVDDDGRRVAAFGYWAGYAGAAVSLFAWAAQQAGGICAPVSTWPNSAEMEGDLASALEGAAGADRPRAMVIGALGRVGTGASDLCEKMDVRVTQWDMAETAHGGPFPEVLAHELFLNCILARPGTPVFVPASAPTGPRALRVIGDIACDPDSDFSPVKVYDRATSWEAPVLRVHETPPLDVMAIDNLPSLLPLESSRDFAGQLLPWLARLDALDAGVWGRAHQTFLDHKPETTT, from the coding sequence ATGACACATCTCTGGGTGCGCGCCGAACAGCGCCCGAACGAGGACCGCGTCGGTATCACGCCCGAGGGCGTGGCGGCGCTGATCGCGCAGGGCATGCGCGTGACGGTCGAGGACAGCCGCACGCGCATTATCGGCATCGACGCCTACCGCGCGGCCGGCGCCGAGATCGCCGTCGAGGCCAGCTGGCCCGAGGCGCCGCGCGACGCGCTGATCTTCGGCCTCAAGGAATTGCCCGAGGACGGCACGCCGCTGGTGCACCGTCACATCATGTTCGGCCACGCCTACAAGGGGCAGGCTGCCGGGCAACGGCTGCTGAAGCGCTTCGCGGAGGGCGGCGGGGCGCTCTACGATCTGGAATACCTCGTCGACGACGACGGCCGCCGGGTTGCCGCCTTCGGCTACTGGGCCGGCTACGCGGGGGCTGCGGTGTCGCTCTTCGCCTGGGCCGCGCAGCAGGCGGGCGGCATCTGCGCGCCGGTCTCGACCTGGCCCAATTCCGCCGAGATGGAGGGCGACCTCGCCTCGGCGCTGGAAGGCGCGGCGGGCGCCGACAGACCGCGCGCCATGGTCATCGGGGCGCTGGGGCGCGTCGGCACCGGCGCGAGCGATCTTTGCGAGAAGATGGACGTGCGCGTGACACAGTGGGACATGGCCGAGACCGCACACGGCGGGCCTTTCCCGGAGGTGCTGGCGCACGAGCTCTTCCTCAACTGCATCCTCGCCCGCCCGGGCACGCCGGTCTTCGTGCCGGCTTCGGCCCCCACCGGCCCGCGCGCGCTGCGGGTGATCGGTGACATCGCCTGCGATCCCGACAGCGACTTCTCGCCCGTGAAGGTCTACGACCGGGCCACCAGCTGGGAGGCGCCGGTGCTGCGCGTTCACGAGACGCCGCCGCTCGACGTCATGGCGATCGACAACCTGCCCTCGCTGCTGCCGCTGGAGAGCAGCCGCGATTTCGCCGGGCAGCTGCTGCCGTGGCTGGCGCGGCTCGACGCGCTGGATGCGGGTGTCTGGGGCCGGGCACATCAAACCTTTCTCGACCACAAACCGGAGACGACGACATGA
- a CDS encoding saccharopine dehydrogenase C-terminal domain-containing protein gives MIHWCGTGLSAVPGLRRLIEAGHDVTVWNRTEEKARDAVGDLTDNIRVFDPTMLKEVVEAGDVVVSMLPATWHVPLAEMAVEQGAHFVSSSYIAPEMRDLDSAAKAAGVSLVNEVGLDPGIDHLMAHDLMRAYRESDAFDPENVLSFHSYCGGLPKHANAFRYKFSWAPVGVLKALRSPSRSIRQFSELEVSRPWDALGRYDAPLDPPETFEVYPNRDSLPFMAEYGFEPGWKVKDFVRGTLRLNGWAEAWKDVFATVETADDAALEELAAELLAENAYEEGEPDRVVLCVSLEAAKDGVPVWHKTWVMDAWGDARGNAMGRLVSVPVSLAIEAVLAREIPAGVSAAPSDPKLVGRFLDEVQVLAQRLMRVDQV, from the coding sequence ATGATTCACTGGTGCGGAACGGGGCTTTCGGCGGTGCCGGGGCTGCGACGGCTCATCGAGGCCGGCCACGATGTGACGGTGTGGAACCGCACCGAGGAAAAGGCCCGCGACGCCGTCGGAGACCTCACGGACAACATCCGCGTCTTCGATCCGACGATGCTCAAGGAAGTCGTGGAGGCCGGCGACGTTGTGGTCTCCATGCTGCCGGCGACCTGGCACGTGCCGCTGGCCGAGATGGCGGTGGAGCAGGGCGCGCATTTCGTCTCGTCGAGCTACATCGCGCCGGAGATGCGCGACCTCGACAGCGCGGCGAAGGCCGCCGGGGTCTCGCTGGTCAACGAAGTCGGGCTGGACCCGGGCATCGACCACCTGATGGCGCATGACCTGATGCGGGCCTACCGCGAGTCCGATGCCTTCGATCCCGAGAACGTGCTGAGCTTCCACAGCTACTGCGGCGGCCTGCCGAAGCACGCCAACGCCTTCCGCTACAAGTTCTCCTGGGCGCCGGTCGGCGTGCTCAAGGCGCTGCGGTCGCCGTCGCGGTCGATCCGCCAGTTCTCGGAGCTGGAGGTGTCGCGGCCGTGGGACGCGCTGGGGCGCTACGATGCGCCGCTCGATCCGCCCGAGACCTTCGAGGTTTACCCCAACCGCGATTCCCTGCCGTTCATGGCGGAATACGGCTTCGAGCCCGGCTGGAAGGTGAAGGACTTCGTGCGCGGCACGCTGCGCCTGAACGGTTGGGCGGAGGCATGGAAGGATGTCTTCGCGACAGTCGAGACGGCGGACGACGCGGCGCTCGAAGAGCTTGCGGCGGAGCTTCTGGCCGAGAACGCCTACGAGGAGGGAGAGCCCGACCGGGTGGTTCTCTGCGTCTCGCTGGAGGCGGCGAAGGACGGTGTGCCGGTCTGGCACAAGACCTGGGTGATGGACGCCTGGGGCGACGCACGCGGCAACGCCATGGGGCGGCTGGTTTCGGTTCCGGTGTCGCTGGCGATCGAGGCGGTGCTAGCCCGCGAGATCCCGGCGGGTGTCTCGGCGGCGCCGTCGGATCCGAAGCTGGTGGGCCGCTTCCTCGACGAGGTGCAGGTCCTGGCGCAGCGGCTCATGCGGGTCGACCAGGTCTGA
- a CDS encoding cytochrome c oxidase subunit 3, translating into MAHAKNHDYHILNPSIWPFMAAVASFVMLFGLVLWMHDSGPWIFLAGFVGVLYVMFGWWSDVISESRVGDHTPVVQIGLKYGFILFIMSEAMFFFAWFWSFFKHAMYPMGPNSPAQDGVWPPAGIETFDPWHLPLINTMILLLSGCAATWAHHALVHENNRQDMKWGLTIAIVLGVIFSIFQAYEYSHAAFGFSGNIYGANFFMATGFHGAHVIIGTIFLFVCLLRLMKGDFTPTKHVGFEAAAWYWHFVDVVWLFLFAAVYVWGG; encoded by the coding sequence ATGGCGCACGCTAAGAACCACGACTACCATATTCTGAACCCCTCCATCTGGCCGTTCATGGCCGCGGTGGCCTCGTTCGTCATGCTCTTTGGACTGGTCCTCTGGATGCACGACAGCGGCCCCTGGATCTTCCTCGCCGGCTTCGTCGGCGTGCTCTACGTCATGTTCGGCTGGTGGTCCGACGTGATCTCCGAGAGCCGCGTCGGCGACCACACGCCTGTCGTGCAGATCGGCCTGAAGTACGGCTTCATCCTCTTCATCATGTCCGAGGCGATGTTCTTCTTCGCGTGGTTCTGGAGCTTCTTCAAGCACGCCATGTACCCGATGGGCCCGAACTCGCCCGCACAGGACGGCGTCTGGCCGCCCGCCGGGATCGAGACCTTCGACCCGTGGCACCTGCCGCTGATCAACACCATGATCCTGCTGCTCTCGGGCTGTGCCGCGACATGGGCACACCACGCGCTCGTTCATGAGAACAACCGCCAGGACATGAAGTGGGGCCTGACCATCGCCATCGTGCTCGGCGTGATCTTCTCGATCTTCCAGGCCTACGAGTACAGCCACGCGGCCTTCGGCTTTTCGGGCAACATCTACGGCGCCAACTTCTTCATGGCGACCGGCTTCCACGGCGCGCACGTGATCATCGGCACGATCTTCCTCTTCGTCTGCCTGCTGCGGCTGATGAAGGGCGATTTCACGCCCACCAAGCACGTCGGCTTCGAGGCCGCGGCCTGGTACTGGCACTTCGTCGACGTGGTCTGGCTGTTCCTCTTCGCCGCCGTCTACGTCTGGGGCGGTTGA
- a CDS encoding cytochrome c oxidase assembly protein, with the protein MAIEKQNKTLLMLVGVVLFMGAMAWASVPFYNWFCRVTGFAGTTNVAEGPAGEILDRTIKVRFDGSVNRDFPWEFKPAQTEMTLRIGEDGLAFYEAYNPTDRPIAGQASYNVYPYEAGGFFNKVECFCFTEQVLMPGERVQMPVSFFVDPEIVDDRDAKYTKHITLSYTFYEIDLPEDVQAALDDKTADDETSVN; encoded by the coding sequence ATGGCAATTGAGAAGCAGAACAAGACGCTCCTGATGCTCGTCGGGGTCGTGCTCTTCATGGGCGCGATGGCCTGGGCCTCGGTCCCGTTCTACAACTGGTTCTGCCGGGTGACCGGCTTCGCGGGCACCACCAACGTCGCCGAGGGCCCGGCGGGCGAGATCCTCGACCGCACCATCAAGGTCCGCTTCGACGGCTCGGTGAACCGCGACTTCCCGTGGGAATTCAAGCCCGCGCAGACCGAGATGACCCTGCGCATCGGCGAAGATGGGCTGGCCTTCTACGAGGCCTACAACCCCACCGACCGGCCGATCGCCGGCCAAGCCTCCTACAACGTCTACCCCTACGAGGCAGGAGGTTTCTTCAACAAGGTGGAGTGCTTCTGCTTCACAGAGCAGGTGCTGATGCCCGGCGAACGGGTGCAGATGCCGGTGAGCTTCTTCGTCGACCCCGAGATCGTCGACGACCGCGACGCGAAATACACCAAGCACATCACGCTCAGCTATACCTTCTACGAGATCGACCTGCCCGAGGACGTGCAGGCCGCGCTCGATGACAAGACCGCGGACGACGAAACGTCCGTCAACTGA
- the cyoE gene encoding heme o synthase, with protein sequence MTDLSTNSTLGSSQPGEAQLGDYFALLKPRVMTLVVFTAFVGLLAAPVPVHPFIGFCAILFIAVGGGASGALNMWWDADIDGVMKRTAKRPIPAGRVEPGEALGLGLALSAFSCVFLGLATNWLAGGLLAFTIFFYVVIYTMWLKRSTPQNIVIGGAAGAFPPMIGWAAATGSVSVEAILMFSLTFMWTPPHFWALALFMRSDYDDAGVPMLTVTHGRRSTRVHILVYTLLLAALAVGTAFTSVGGPVYLAVALVLNALFIKGAWDIFRRDEAASETDNYKTEKRFFKLSLLYLFAHFGAILVEAGLSRFGLGGW encoded by the coding sequence ATGACCGATCTCAGCACCAACAGCACCCTCGGCAGCAGCCAGCCCGGCGAGGCACAGCTAGGCGACTATTTCGCCCTGCTGAAGCCCCGGGTGATGACGCTGGTCGTGTTCACCGCCTTCGTCGGCCTGCTGGCCGCGCCGGTGCCGGTACACCCGTTCATCGGCTTTTGCGCCATCCTGTTCATCGCCGTCGGCGGCGGGGCCTCGGGGGCGCTCAACATGTGGTGGGACGCGGACATCGACGGCGTGATGAAGCGCACCGCGAAGCGGCCCATCCCCGCCGGCCGCGTCGAGCCGGGCGAAGCGCTGGGGCTCGGGCTCGCGCTTTCGGCCTTTTCCTGCGTGTTCCTCGGCCTCGCGACCAACTGGCTTGCCGGTGGCCTGCTCGCCTTCACCATCTTTTTCTACGTGGTCATCTACACAATGTGGCTGAAGCGCTCGACGCCGCAGAACATCGTGATCGGCGGCGCCGCCGGGGCCTTCCCCCCGATGATCGGCTGGGCCGCCGCGACCGGCTCGGTGAGCGTCGAGGCCATCCTGATGTTCTCGCTCACCTTCATGTGGACACCGCCGCACTTCTGGGCGCTGGCGCTGTTCATGCGCTCGGACTACGACGACGCGGGCGTGCCGATGCTGACCGTCACGCACGGGCGCCGTTCGACCCGCGTGCACATTCTCGTCTACACCCTGCTGCTGGCCGCGCTGGCCGTGGGCACCGCCTTCACATCGGTCGGCGGCCCGGTCTACCTTGCAGTGGCGCTGGTGCTGAACGCGCTCTTCATCAAGGGCGCATGGGACATCTTCCGCCGCGACGAGGCGGCGTCGGAAACGGACAACTACAAGACCGAGAAGCGCTTCTTCAAGCTGTCGCTGCTCTACCTCTTCGCGCATTTCGGCGCGATCCTGGTCGAGGCCGGCCTGTCGCGCTTCGGTCTGGGAGGCTGGTGA
- the coxB gene encoding cytochrome c oxidase subunit II, whose translation MRKISMLTGLMSSLLAAPAIAQDLEVVGRPHQGGIGFQPAATELARDLQWLDGMLLIIITAICVLVVGLLIYAFIRYNRRSNPNPSAFTHNTPVEVAWTVGPILILVVIGAFSLPILFKQQEIPEGDVIVKVTGYQWYWGYEYVGEDLAYDSYMIGAPATGGDNRLTPAVEEQLVEAGYTRDEWLLATDTSVVVPVGATVVMQVTGADVIHSWTIPAFGVKQDAVPGRIAELWFEAEREGVYFGQCSELCGISHAYMPITVKVVSQEAYDAWLAASKEEGWYTDVRQYLASS comes from the coding sequence ATGCGTAAGATTTCGATGCTGACGGGACTGATGTCCAGTCTACTGGCCGCACCCGCCATCGCCCAGGACCTGGAAGTGGTGGGCCGGCCGCATCAGGGGGGAATCGGCTTCCAGCCCGCCGCGACAGAGCTCGCGCGCGATCTGCAGTGGCTCGACGGGATGCTGCTCATCATCATCACGGCGATCTGCGTGCTCGTCGTCGGGCTGCTGATCTACGCGTTCATCCGCTACAACCGCCGCAGCAATCCCAACCCGTCCGCCTTCACCCACAACACTCCGGTCGAGGTCGCCTGGACCGTGGGTCCGATCCTGATCCTCGTGGTGATCGGTGCGTTCTCGCTGCCGATCCTGTTCAAGCAGCAGGAAATTCCCGAGGGCGACGTCATCGTGAAGGTCACCGGCTACCAGTGGTACTGGGGGTATGAATACGTCGGCGAAGACCTCGCATACGACAGCTACATGATCGGCGCCCCGGCCACCGGCGGCGACAACCGCCTGACCCCGGCGGTCGAGGAGCAGCTGGTCGAGGCCGGCTACACCCGCGACGAATGGCTGCTCGCGACCGACACCTCCGTGGTCGTGCCCGTGGGCGCCACCGTGGTCATGCAGGTCACCGGCGCGGACGTGATCCACTCGTGGACGATCCCCGCCTTCGGCGTGAAGCAGGACGCGGTCCCGGGCCGTATCGCGGAACTGTGGTTTGAGGCGGAGCGCGAAGGCGTGTATTTCGGCCAGTGCTCGGAACTCTGCGGCATCAGCCACGCCTACATGCCGATCACCGTCAAGGTCGTCAGCCAGGAAGCCTACGACGCATGGCTTGCCGCGTCCAAGGAAGAAGGCTGGTACACCGACGTGCGCCAGTACCTGGCCAGCTCCTGA
- the tldD gene encoding metalloprotease TldD, translating to MPDAPFRPFETALDMDRALAQLRASLDGAEDGELFLERRRAEALVLDDGRIRTASYDASEGFGLRAVKGEVTGYAHATELSETAIQRASETARLAVGDGGGVLAPPPAGTNRKLYSDADPIAGQAFPVKIDTLREIDAYARELDRRVVQVTATIAASCQEVAILRPEGTLVTDIRPMTRVTVSVIVEENGIREQGSASGGGRFALDGLIAPADWQAKAREALRIALVNLSAEPAPAGVMDIVLGPGWPGILLHEAVGHGLEGDFNRKGSSAFAGLMGRRVAAPGVTVLDDGTIPDRRGSITVDDEGTPSGKNVLIEDGILVGYMQDRQNARLMGVEPTGNGRRESYAHAPMPRMTNTYMLGGDVAPGDIVADLKDGIWATGFGGGQVDITNGKFVFSCTEAYRVKNGKVGAPVKGATLIGDGATALQHIRAIGNDMALDPGMGNCGKQGQWVPVGVGQPTVMIGGLTVGGAQT from the coding sequence ATGCCCGACGCCCCTTTTCGCCCCTTTGAAACCGCGCTTGACATGGATCGCGCGCTGGCACAGCTGCGCGCTTCCCTCGACGGTGCCGAGGACGGCGAACTCTTTCTCGAACGGCGACGGGCGGAGGCGCTGGTGCTGGACGATGGCCGAATCAGGACGGCCAGCTACGACGCCTCCGAGGGATTCGGCCTGCGCGCCGTGAAAGGCGAGGTCACCGGTTACGCCCATGCCACCGAGCTTTCCGAAACGGCCATCCAGCGCGCGTCCGAGACCGCGCGGCTGGCGGTGGGCGATGGCGGGGGCGTGCTGGCCCCGCCGCCGGCGGGCACCAACCGCAAGCTCTACAGCGATGCCGACCCGATCGCTGGGCAGGCCTTCCCGGTAAAGATCGACACCCTGCGCGAGATCGACGCCTATGCCCGCGAGCTCGACCGCCGCGTGGTGCAGGTCACCGCCACCATTGCCGCGAGCTGCCAGGAGGTCGCCATCCTGCGCCCCGAGGGCACGCTGGTGACGGATATCCGCCCGATGACGCGCGTCACCGTCAGCGTGATCGTCGAGGAAAACGGCATCCGCGAGCAGGGCAGCGCTTCGGGTGGCGGCCGCTTCGCGCTCGACGGGCTGATCGCGCCCGCGGACTGGCAGGCCAAGGCGCGCGAGGCGCTCCGGATCGCGCTGGTCAACCTCTCGGCGGAGCCGGCCCCGGCGGGTGTCATGGACATCGTGCTGGGCCCCGGCTGGCCGGGCATCCTGCTGCACGAGGCGGTGGGCCACGGGCTCGAGGGCGACTTCAACCGCAAGGGCTCGTCGGCTTTCGCGGGGCTCATGGGGCGGCGCGTCGCGGCGCCCGGCGTGACCGTGCTCGACGACGGCACCATCCCCGACCGGCGCGGCTCGATTACCGTGGACGACGAGGGCACGCCTTCGGGCAAGAACGTGCTGATCGAGGACGGCATCCTCGTGGGCTACATGCAGGACCGGCAGAACGCGCGGCTGATGGGTGTCGAACCCACCGGCAACGGGCGGCGCGAGAGCTACGCCCATGCGCCGATGCCGCGCATGACCAACACCTACATGCTGGGCGGAGACGTGGCGCCGGGCGACATCGTGGCCGACCTCAAGGACGGGATCTGGGCGACAGGCTTCGGCGGCGGACAGGTCGACATCACCAACGGCAAGTTCGTCTTCTCCTGCACCGAGGCCTACCGCGTGAAGAACGGAAAGGTCGGCGCGCCGGTCAAGGGCGCCACGCTGATCGGTGACGGCGCCACGGCGCTGCAGCACATCCGGGCGATCGGCAACGACATGGCGCTCGATCCCGGCATGGGCAACTGCGGCAAGCAGGGCCAGTGGGTTCCGGTGGGCGTCGGCCAGCCGACGGTGATGATCGGCGGGCTGACCGTGGGCGGCGCCCAGACCTGA
- the dprA gene encoding DNA-processing protein DprA, translated as MTEDSSSLSSTHPPLPPTTEEDRFAWLRLLRSRRVGVMTFWRLLAEHGSAQAALDALPAVAAAAGVENYAICPEGVALSEMKAARLHGAHLVFRGAPGYPPLLSDISDPPPFLWVAGAPATLMRPTVALVGARNASSLGTRMARALARGLGEEGIVVASGLARGVDAAAHAAAVETGTVAVLAGGADVLYPAENSRLAEQIRAEGGAIVSEQPFGMQPQARHFPARNRIVSGMAAATVVVEAAAKSGSLITARCALDEGREVLAVPGHPLDARAGGCNILIRDGARLVRNAADVIEAVGPLLSGHGKAPRDAVQPALPFEPPPSAETPAQPVIPPAPPETRSLRDTAALHREILSRLGPSPLAEDQLIRDLGAPSDRVSPALTDLEIEGRIERRPGGLLSRV; from the coding sequence ATGACCGAGGACAGCAGCAGCTTATCTTCCACTCACCCCCCACTCCCACCCACCACGGAAGAGGATCGGTTCGCCTGGCTCCGTCTCTTGCGCTCGCGCCGTGTCGGCGTGATGACCTTCTGGCGACTCCTGGCAGAGCATGGCAGCGCGCAGGCGGCGCTTGACGCGCTGCCTGCCGTGGCCGCCGCCGCCGGGGTCGAGAATTACGCCATCTGCCCCGAGGGCGTGGCGCTCTCCGAGATGAAGGCTGCCAGGCTGCACGGCGCACATCTCGTGTTCCGGGGCGCGCCCGGCTATCCGCCGCTTTTGTCCGACATCTCAGACCCGCCACCGTTCCTCTGGGTCGCCGGGGCGCCCGCGACGCTCATGCGCCCGACGGTGGCGCTCGTGGGCGCGCGCAACGCCTCGTCGCTGGGCACACGGATGGCGCGTGCGCTCGCACGGGGACTGGGTGAGGAAGGCATCGTCGTGGCCTCGGGGCTGGCCCGTGGCGTCGATGCCGCCGCCCATGCCGCCGCGGTCGAGACCGGCACCGTCGCCGTGCTCGCCGGCGGCGCCGACGTGCTCTACCCGGCCGAGAACAGCCGCCTTGCCGAGCAGATCCGCGCCGAGGGCGGCGCCATCGTTTCGGAGCAGCCGTTCGGAATGCAACCGCAGGCGCGGCATTTCCCCGCTCGCAACCGCATTGTCTCGGGCATGGCGGCGGCCACCGTCGTGGTCGAGGCAGCGGCGAAGTCGGGCTCCCTCATCACCGCCCGCTGCGCGCTCGACGAGGGCCGCGAGGTGCTCGCGGTGCCGGGCCATCCGCTCGACGCGCGGGCAGGGGGCTGCAACATCCTCATCCGCGACGGCGCCCGGCTGGTGCGCAACGCCGCCGACGTGATCGAGGCCGTCGGGCCGCTGTTGTCGGGCCACGGAAAAGCGCCACGCGACGCGGTGCAGCCGGCCCTTCCATTCGAGCCGCCCCCTTCCGCAGAGACACCCGCCCAGCCGGTCATCCCGCCCGCACCGCCCGAGACCCGCAGCCTGCGCGACACGGCGGCACTTCACCGCGAGATCCTGTCGCGGCTCGGGCCCTCGCCGCTGGCCGAGGACCAGCTCATCCGCGACCTCGGCGCGCCGTCGGATCGCGTCTCTCCCGCGCTCACCGATCTCGAGATCGAGGGCCGCATCGAGCGGCGCCCGGGCGGGTTGCTGTCGCGGGTCTGA